From Amphiprion ocellaris isolate individual 3 ecotype Okinawa chromosome 10, ASM2253959v1, whole genome shotgun sequence, one genomic window encodes:
- the ptf1a gene encoding pancreas transcription factor 1 subunit alpha produces MDSVLDPFSGLDSFSSPPYFDDDDFFTDQSSRDGHLDTDDFLDDDVDFLTNHFQDYYGKDSGNRAAPHDGDYDYGNLSFSSSSSTFSYSCADSTPELSPQMVHRGVPLLKRRRRMRSEVEMQQLRQAANVRERRRMQSINDAFEGLRSHIPTLPYEKRLSKVDTLRLAIGYINFLAELVQSDLPIRNSNSETHAQPKKVIICHRGTRSPSPSDPDYGLPPLAGHSLSWSDEKQLREQNVIRTAKVWTPEDPRKLHNKAGLTDIENEPPFGLVA; encoded by the exons ATGGACAGTGTGCTGGACCCTTTCTCCGGACTCGACTCTTTCTCCTCCCCTCCGTACTTCGACGACGACGACTTCTTCACCGACCAGTCCTCCAGAGATGGACACCTGGACACTGATGACTTTTTGGATGACGACGTCGACTTCCTCACCAATCATTTCCAAGATTATTACGGCAAAGACAGCGGCAACAGAGCAGCGCCTCACGATGGAGACTACGACTACGGCaacctgtccttctcctcctcttcctccaccttcTCATACAGCTGCGCCGACAGCACCCCGGAACTTTCCCCTCAGATGGTCCACCGCGGTGTCCCGTTACTGAAACGGAGGCGGAGGATGAGGTCGGAGGTGGAGATGCAGCAGCTGAGGCAGGCGGCCAACGTCAGGGAGCGACGGAGGATGCAGTCCATCAACGACGCGTTCGAGGGGCTGCGCTCTCACATCCCCACCCTGCCCTACGAGAAGAGGCTGTCCAAGGTGGACACCCTGCGGCTCGCCATCGGCTACATCAACTTCCTGGCCGAGCTCGTGCAGTCCGATCTGCCCATTAGAAACTCCAACAGCGAGACGCACGCGCAACCTAAGAAGGTCATCATATGCCACAGAGGAACAA ggtCTCCCTCCCCCAGCGACCCGGACTATGGCCTGCCTCCGCTGGCCGGTCACTCTCTGTCCTGGTCGGATGAAAAGCAGCTCCGGGAACAGAACGTCATCCGCACCGCCAAGGTCTGGACACCGGAAGACCCCAGAAAACTGCACAATAAAGCGGGCCTGACAGACATTGAAAATGAGCCTCCCTTCGGCCTGGTGGCCTAA